Proteins from a genomic interval of Pseudophryne corroboree isolate aPseCor3 chromosome 4, aPseCor3.hap2, whole genome shotgun sequence:
- the GPR171 gene encoding G-protein coupled receptor 171, whose product MTDNANTSYCAVNRDLEPFTYFYWLIFMVGFFGSCFALWAFTRKDTSQKCISIYLINLLVADFLLTLALPFKIVVDSGLASWKLKIFHCQVTACIIYISMYISIIFLGFVSMDRCLQTIQSAKLYQIQKRGFAKMLSTVLWALVLCIMLPNMLIPIKDIPERGVVGCIDFKQQLGRDWHMLSNFISLAIFFNCSGIILISNFITIKRLYSKKDCEEFKDLKAALVQIFLVTAGYVVCFLPYHIVRIPYTLSQNDVLTECSLKQVLFHAKESTLLLSVSNLCFDPIVYFYFSKNFRSKITKTFSIKKEVRAVSGDSATMDTAV is encoded by the coding sequence ATGACAGACAATGCCAACACTTCCTACTGTGCTGTGAACAGAGACTTGGAACCATTCACATATTTCTATTGGCTGATATTTATGGTTGGGTTTTTTGGAAGTTGCTTTGCTCTGTGGGCATTCACTCGGAAAGACACCAGCCAGAAATGTATCAGCATATACCTCATCAACCTGCTGGTAGCGGACTTCCTACTGACTTTGGCCTTGCCGTTTAAGATAGTGGTGGACTCGGGTTTAGCATCTTGGAAGTTGAAGATCTTTCACTGCCAAGTAACAGCTTGTATCATTTACATCAGCATGTACATATCCATTATATTCCTAGGATTTGTCAGCATGGACCGCTGTCTCCAAACTATACAGAGTGCTAAATTGTACCAGATACAGAAGAGGGGATTTGCTAAAATGCTATCAACAGTTCTTTGGGCTCTAGTACTGTGCATAATGTTACCCAACATGCTGATCCCTATAAAAGACATTCCAGAGCGTGGAGTTGTTGGATGCATTGACTTCAAGCAGCAGCTGGGCAGAGACTGGCACATGCTCAGTAACTTCATCAGCCTTGCTATATTTTTCAACTGTTCTGGAATCATTTTGATCTCTAATTTTATTACTATTAAAAGACTTTACAGTAAAAAAGATTGCGAAGAATTTAAGGACCTCAAAGCAGCCTTGGTACAAATCTTCCTTGTAACAGCGGGGTACGTCGTATGCTTCCTTCCCTACCACATTGTGCGGATCCCATATACCTTGAGTCAAAATGATGTGCTCACAGAATGCAGTCTGAAACAAGTGCTCTTCCATGCAAAAGAGTCAACATTGTTACTCTCAGTTTCCAATCTTTGCTTTGATCCTATTGTGTACTTTTACTTTTCCAAAAACTTCAGGTCCAAAATAACCAAAACGTTCTCCATAAAGAAAGAGGTTAGAGCGGTGTCTGGAGATAGTGCTACTATGGACACAGCGGTGTAG